The Armatimonadota bacterium genome includes a window with the following:
- a CDS encoding ethanolamine utilization protein EutJ, which produces MRARFLTAALLAAVCAVSTGCARKPQEPLVGVYLALTGDMADFGITTRQGIELAAEEINAAGGINGQRLRLLVEDDRGKPEEARTVVTKLVDQQGVVAVLGEVASKNSLAAAPICQARGIPMLSPSSTNEEVTRKGDYIFRVCFVDSFQGYVMARFASENLKAKTAAVLWDNGSDYSKGLSSVFKSDFQKMGGRIVADVTYAAGDVDFSSQLTRIRAAQPDVIYVPGYYTEVALIGRKARELGITVPLLGGDGWDSENLLKRAGEALDGCYFSSHYSSDTGSPVVERFVRSFQDRYSTMPNALAALGYDATWILAEAMKRAGSLEPRKIRDALAATRDYPGVTGKITINEQRNAVKPAVVLQVKNGAFRYVTTIQPPNRK; this is translated from the coding sequence ATGAGAGCAAGGTTTTTGACGGCCGCATTGCTTGCTGCAGTGTGCGCGGTCTCAACAGGATGCGCCCGCAAACCCCAGGAGCCCCTGGTCGGCGTGTATCTGGCTCTGACGGGCGATATGGCGGACTTTGGCATCACCACACGCCAGGGAATCGAGCTGGCGGCGGAGGAGATCAACGCAGCTGGAGGAATCAATGGCCAGCGTCTCCGTCTTCTGGTGGAGGATGACCGCGGCAAACCGGAAGAGGCGCGGACTGTCGTCACCAAACTGGTGGACCAGCAGGGGGTCGTTGCCGTACTTGGAGAGGTGGCCAGCAAGAACAGCCTCGCGGCAGCGCCCATCTGCCAGGCTCGGGGAATTCCCATGCTTTCCCCCTCTTCCACCAATGAAGAGGTTACTCGCAAAGGGGACTACATTTTCCGGGTGTGCTTCGTGGACTCGTTCCAGGGCTATGTGATGGCCCGCTTTGCGAGCGAGAACCTGAAAGCCAAGACGGCGGCTGTGCTCTGGGACAACGGCTCCGACTACAGCAAGGGCCTATCCTCTGTCTTTAAGTCCGACTTTCAGAAGATGGGGGGACGCATCGTTGCGGACGTGACCTACGCTGCAGGTGATGTGGATTTCAGCTCTCAGCTTACGCGCATCCGGGCCGCGCAGCCAGATGTCATATATGTTCCCGGCTACTACACCGAAGTGGCGCTCATCGGAAGGAAGGCCCGGGAGCTGGGCATCACGGTCCCCCTGCTCGGAGGCGATGGGTGGGACTCCGAAAACCTTCTCAAACGTGCGGGCGAGGCGCTCGACGGGTGTTACTTCAGCAGCCACTATTCGTCTGATACAGGTAGTCCGGTGGTCGAGCGGTTTGTCAGGAGCTTCCAGGACAGATATAGCACGATGCCGAATGCGCTTGCGGCCCTGGGATACGATGCCACATGGATCCTTGCGGAGGCCATGAAGCGTGCAGGGTCCCTGGAACCGCGTAAGATCCGCGACGCACTGGCGGCCACGCGTGACTATCCCGGCGTCACCGGGAAGATCACCATTAACGAGCAGCGCAACGCTGTCAAGCCTGCCGTGGTGCTGCAGGTGAAAAACGGCGCTTTCCGCTACGTGACCACCATCCAGCCGCCGAACCGGAAGTGA
- the rsbV gene encoding anti-sigma-B factor antagonist codes for MDADLTIERTEANGCPILQMAGEVDAYTCEQFREAVLKSLDGNVDNLILVMHDVDYIDSTGLGALVAGLKRAADRNARITLVCSNPRVRRVFEITGLEKVFPMYRSVQDALASVDKRLAAAV; via the coding sequence ATGGATGCCGATCTGACCATTGAACGCACCGAAGCTAACGGCTGTCCCATCCTGCAGATGGCAGGAGAAGTGGACGCATACACCTGCGAACAGTTCCGTGAGGCGGTGTTGAAATCGCTTGATGGCAACGTGGATAATCTCATCCTCGTGATGCACGATGTGGATTACATTGACAGCACCGGGCTGGGCGCTCTCGTAGCGGGACTCAAGAGAGCCGCCGATCGCAACGCCCGGATTACCCTTGTGTGTTCCAACCCTCGCGTCCGGAGGGTGTTTGAAATCACGGGGCTGGAGAAGGTCTTTCCGATGTACCGCAGCGTGCAGGATGCGCTGGCATCCGTGGATAAGAGACTGGCAGCGGCGGTATAG
- a CDS encoding branched-chain amino acid ABC transporter permease: MQEFLQQLVNGLVWGSAYALIALGYTMVYGILRLINFAHGDVYMMGAYSALFISGWLTAAGAPVAQSPLWAMVAMLGAMAAAGLLGFLIERLAYRPLRAAPRLTLLITAIGVSLFLQNVAQLAFGSEPRSFPELIPSSTILQVGSITLSNQQAIIIAVSVVLALALQVIVHRTSIGRAMRAVSYDREAAALMGISVNRVISFTFVLGSALAAAAATLIALNNPLVTPTMGVQPGLKAFVAAVLGGIGNIYGAMAGGLVMGVAEVMIVGYGSSGYRDGIVFAILIVVLLVRPTGLFGSPVTERA; this comes from the coding sequence TTGCAGGAGTTTCTCCAGCAGCTGGTCAACGGATTGGTCTGGGGCAGCGCTTACGCGCTGATCGCCCTGGGCTACACCATGGTCTATGGAATCCTGCGGCTGATCAACTTCGCCCACGGCGATGTATACATGATGGGCGCTTACAGCGCCCTTTTTATTTCGGGATGGTTGACGGCCGCCGGCGCCCCTGTGGCCCAGAGTCCGTTGTGGGCCATGGTTGCGATGCTCGGCGCGATGGCAGCCGCAGGATTGCTGGGATTTCTCATCGAGAGGCTTGCATACCGGCCACTGCGCGCCGCTCCCCGCCTGACGCTGCTGATAACGGCCATAGGTGTGTCGCTTTTCCTCCAGAATGTCGCGCAACTGGCGTTCGGTTCTGAGCCGCGCTCTTTTCCGGAACTCATTCCTTCAAGCACGATTCTCCAGGTGGGTTCAATCACGCTGAGCAACCAACAGGCGATCATCATTGCCGTTTCTGTTGTCCTGGCGCTCGCCCTTCAGGTCATTGTTCATCGCACCTCGATCGGACGCGCAATGCGAGCCGTCAGCTATGACCGGGAGGCGGCGGCTCTGATGGGTATCTCCGTGAACCGGGTCATCTCCTTTACCTTCGTGCTGGGATCGGCGCTGGCTGCAGCGGCAGCCACGCTCATCGCTCTGAATAACCCCTTGGTGACCCCTACGATGGGCGTGCAGCCCGGCCTGAAAGCGTTCGTTGCCGCGGTGCTGGGCGGGATCGGCAACATCTACGGCGCCATGGCTGGCGGACTGGTGATGGGAGTCGCGGAGGTCATGATCGTCGGGTACGGCAGCTCAGGATATCGGGACGGCATTGTCTTTGCCATTCTGATCGTTGTGCTGTTGGTTCGCCCTACGGGCCTTTTTGGTTCGCCCGTAACGGAGAGGGCATAA
- a CDS encoding ABC transporter ATP-binding protein, translating to MNALETRGLTKRFGGLVAVDSLDLVLPEGGLVGLIGPNGAGKTTVFNLISGLYPPDAGSILVRDHDLAGHPPHEVARHGIARTFQNIRLFGSLTALDNVRVGAHMVCGGSYLSAILGGRQSRDLDRRSREQAMQILRDVGIEQYANELASNLPYGVQRKLEIARALASSPSVLLLDEPACGMNPQETAELMDLVARLLEEWKLSILLIEHDMRFVMGICQTIYVLDYGKTIACGPPEAIRNDPAVIEAYLGDAVH from the coding sequence GTGAACGCCCTTGAGACCCGCGGCTTGACCAAAAGGTTCGGCGGACTGGTTGCCGTGGACTCCCTGGACCTGGTCTTGCCAGAGGGCGGGCTTGTGGGGCTCATCGGACCCAACGGCGCCGGAAAGACTACGGTGTTCAACCTGATCAGCGGCCTGTATCCGCCGGACGCCGGCAGCATCCTGGTGCGGGATCATGACCTGGCCGGCCATCCGCCGCACGAAGTGGCGCGGCACGGCATCGCCCGCACATTCCAGAACATCCGGCTGTTCGGCTCGCTGACCGCTCTGGACAATGTTCGGGTAGGAGCCCACATGGTGTGCGGCGGAAGTTATCTGTCCGCAATCCTGGGAGGCCGCCAGTCCCGCGATCTGGACCGCCGGTCCCGGGAACAGGCGATGCAGATTCTCCGGGACGTTGGGATTGAGCAATATGCCAATGAGCTTGCATCCAACCTTCCTTACGGCGTGCAACGAAAGCTGGAGATTGCAAGGGCGCTGGCATCGTCCCCGTCCGTCCTGCTTCTGGATGAGCCGGCCTGCGGCATGAATCCCCAGGAGACGGCGGAGCTGATGGATCTTGTGGCGCGACTGCTGGAGGAATGGAAGCTGAGCATTCTGCTCATCGAGCACGATATGCGGTTTGTCATGGGCATCTGCCAGACCATCTATGTTCTGGACTACGGAAAGACCATAGCGTGCGGGCCACCCGAAGCCATCCGCAACGACCCGGCTGTCATCGAAGCCTACCTGGGGGATGCAGTCCACTGA
- a CDS encoding glycosyl transferase, translating to MGKQDAAAATAGRLIEGSYPEIRLDHLETLTDTTGVIQHAIFSIPNRRTGYTTDDNSRALIAAVRHYHLSRSRRALRLVSNYLSFLHYAQLPNGKFHNFMSFDQTWLDGEGSEDCQGRVIWALAQCLDANIHDNVKEVARNLLHQALWIPGTVMFPRGKAYSAVGLSLALKADGEEAYAHVLQKVADSLVRDFQQHASPGWEWFEPVLTYSNALLPRALFLAYEALGESRYLEVAAEAWEFLEKQCIIDGVLQIIGCNGWYWKGQERAWFDQQPVDAMMMVLAALDAYRVTSEDRYLEAAKISFDWFFGRNALNVPLHDPVTGGCFDGLMPSGRNANQGSESTVSCLIAQIEMVPFLKDGMSLLEERP from the coding sequence ATGGGCAAGCAGGATGCGGCGGCTGCCACGGCAGGACGCCTGATTGAAGGCAGCTATCCCGAAATTCGTCTGGACCATCTTGAGACACTAACCGATACAACCGGCGTCATTCAGCACGCCATTTTCTCCATTCCGAACCGCAGGACCGGTTACACGACGGACGACAACTCCAGGGCGCTGATCGCGGCGGTGCGGCATTATCATCTGAGCCGCTCGCGCAGGGCGCTGCGGCTTGTCAGCAACTACCTCAGCTTTCTGCATTACGCCCAGCTGCCCAATGGCAAGTTTCACAACTTCATGTCCTTCGACCAGACCTGGCTGGACGGCGAGGGATCCGAAGACTGTCAGGGGCGGGTGATCTGGGCTCTGGCTCAGTGCCTTGACGCCAATATCCACGATAACGTCAAGGAGGTCGCTCGTAACCTTCTCCATCAGGCCCTGTGGATTCCCGGGACGGTGATGTTCCCCCGGGGCAAGGCTTACAGCGCCGTCGGCCTGAGCCTGGCGCTGAAGGCCGACGGCGAGGAGGCCTACGCGCACGTGCTGCAGAAGGTAGCCGATTCGCTGGTCCGGGACTTCCAGCAGCACGCGTCACCGGGCTGGGAGTGGTTCGAACCGGTCCTCACGTACTCGAACGCCCTGCTCCCGAGAGCGCTTTTCCTCGCTTACGAGGCCCTTGGCGAAAGCCGGTATCTGGAGGTGGCCGCGGAAGCTTGGGAATTCCTCGAGAAGCAGTGCATCATCGACGGCGTGCTGCAGATCATCGGCTGCAACGGATGGTACTGGAAAGGCCAGGAAAGGGCCTGGTTTGACCAGCAACCAGTCGATGCTATGATGATGGTGCTCGCCGCCCTGGACGCATACCGCGTGACCTCCGAAGATCGCTACCTTGAGGCGGCGAAGATCTCATTCGACTGGTTCTTCGGACGCAACGCCCTGAATGTGCCGCTACACGATCCAGTCACCGGGGGCTGTTTTGACGGGCTTATGCCCTCTGGCCGTAATGCCAATCAGGGGTCGGAATCCACGGTCTCCTGCCTGATCGCGCAGATCGAGATGGTGCCGTTCCTGAAAGACGGTATGTCCCTTCTGGAGGAGCGTCCGTGA
- a CDS encoding ABC transporter ATP-binding protein produces MLLRITDLHVYYGAIHAVRGVTLEVGPSEIVTLIGSNGAGKSTILRTISGLQRPRGGSITLNGMELTRMEPDAIVRAGVCQVPEGRHIFANLTVRENLELGGYTLPRPSDRQEAMERVLERFPRLRERVKQYAGTLSGGEQQMLAIGRALMARPQVLLLDEPSLGLAPQLVHDIFAIIREINQQGTAVLLVEQNAHMALGIAGRGYVLETGRVVLADAAQNLLNNPEVRRAYLGE; encoded by the coding sequence ATGCTGCTTCGGATCACTGATCTGCACGTCTATTATGGAGCCATCCACGCCGTGCGAGGGGTCACGCTGGAGGTTGGGCCTTCGGAGATTGTCACCCTCATCGGATCGAACGGCGCGGGTAAGTCCACAATTTTGAGGACCATCAGCGGCCTGCAGCGTCCCCGTGGCGGCAGCATTACTCTCAACGGCATGGAACTGACGCGCATGGAACCTGACGCCATTGTCCGCGCGGGCGTGTGTCAGGTTCCGGAAGGCAGGCATATCTTCGCCAATCTCACCGTCCGTGAGAACCTTGAGCTGGGAGGCTATACCCTCCCCCGGCCGTCCGATCGTCAAGAAGCGATGGAACGCGTGCTGGAGCGCTTTCCTCGCCTTCGCGAACGTGTTAAGCAGTATGCAGGAACGCTTTCAGGGGGCGAGCAGCAGATGCTGGCAATCGGGAGGGCCCTGATGGCTCGGCCACAGGTGCTGCTCCTTGACGAGCCCTCTCTGGGTCTGGCTCCCCAACTGGTGCATGATATCTTCGCCATCATCCGCGAGATCAACCAGCAGGGAACGGCGGTGCTGCTGGTGGAGCAGAACGCCCATATGGCTCTCGGCATCGCTGGCCGGGGCTATGTGCTTGAAACCGGCAGGGTGGTGCTGGCGGATGCGGCGCAGAACCTGCTCAACAACCCCGAAGTCCGGCGGGCGTATCTGGGAGAGTGA
- a CDS encoding glycosyl transferase family 1, with protein sequence MSDSKTTSPKTSLKPGAFLEDEPGMQDEVRRLEAADDGLFTQLREAMSKIDVAYVATYPPRECGIATFTKDLSTAIDKFLPFSRKIIVAMSRGDEIEQYPREVRFQIFDRSRDSHRAGADFINESSAHIVSLQHEYGIFGGPDGEWVLDFAERLRKPFVVTCHTVLFHPSPNQKRIIQELAALGGRFVVMVELGREILQDVYGVRPEMISLIPHGVPNVHRIPAEIVKRDLGIAGHEVVSTFGLINRGKGIEYAIQAIAEVRKHFPNVRYLVLGETHPGVRNFEGESYRQMLLALLDELDLHDHVKFNNRFLSLRELVRYLSATDVYVTPYINRDQIVSGTLAYALGCGRAIVSTRYLYAEEVLADGRGVLVDFRNPDELAKAIIRILGDSEFKESLERAAYKYGRRAAWFNVAVDYISLFREVLAQHSAVEAAGSGAAV encoded by the coding sequence TTGAGCGATTCCAAAACCACCAGCCCCAAAACCAGCTTGAAGCCCGGCGCATTCCTTGAGGATGAGCCGGGCATGCAAGACGAAGTCCGCCGGCTGGAAGCCGCGGACGATGGTCTTTTTACCCAACTCCGGGAGGCGATGAGCAAGATTGACGTGGCCTACGTGGCCACGTACCCTCCTCGGGAGTGCGGGATCGCCACATTCACCAAGGATCTCTCGACGGCGATAGACAAGTTTCTGCCTTTTTCGCGGAAGATCATCGTGGCGATGAGCCGGGGCGATGAGATCGAGCAGTATCCCCGGGAGGTCCGTTTCCAGATTTTCGACCGGAGCCGCGACAGCCACCGGGCCGGTGCGGATTTCATCAACGAGTCTTCGGCTCACATCGTCAGTCTTCAGCACGAGTATGGCATTTTCGGCGGGCCGGACGGCGAGTGGGTGCTGGACTTTGCGGAGCGGCTGCGCAAACCCTTCGTGGTCACTTGCCACACGGTGCTATTCCACCCTAGTCCCAACCAGAAGCGTATCATCCAGGAGCTGGCCGCCCTTGGAGGGCGTTTCGTGGTAATGGTGGAGCTCGGGCGGGAGATCCTCCAGGACGTCTACGGCGTCCGGCCTGAGATGATCTCCCTCATTCCTCACGGAGTGCCCAACGTCCATCGCATCCCCGCCGAGATTGTCAAGCGCGATCTGGGGATTGCGGGCCATGAGGTCGTCTCGACGTTCGGCCTCATCAATCGCGGAAAAGGCATCGAGTATGCCATCCAGGCGATCGCCGAGGTCCGGAAGCATTTTCCGAACGTACGCTACCTGGTGCTGGGCGAAACCCATCCCGGAGTCCGGAACTTCGAGGGAGAGTCTTACCGGCAGATGCTGCTGGCTCTGCTGGACGAGTTGGACCTCCACGACCACGTGAAATTTAACAACCGCTTTCTATCCTTGCGCGAGCTGGTCCGTTATCTGTCGGCCACTGATGTATACGTCACGCCCTACATCAACCGGGATCAGATCGTCTCGGGAACTCTGGCTTATGCACTGGGATGCGGGCGTGCCATCGTCTCTACCCGCTATCTGTATGCCGAAGAGGTCCTGGCGGACGGGCGGGGTGTGCTCGTGGACTTCCGGAATCCGGACGAACTTGCAAAGGCCATTATCAGGATTTTGGGAGATTCGGAGTTCAAGGAATCGCTTGAGCGAGCGGCGTACAAGTACGGGCGGCGTGCAGCGTGGTTCAACGTGGCCGTGGATTACATTTCGCTCTTCCGCGAAGTTCTGGCACAACATTCCGCAGTTGAAGCCGCGGGCAGTGGTGCGGCGGTCTAG
- a CDS encoding branched-chain amino acid ABC transporter permease codes for MDLARILRFAAVITLLLALQALFASGLVNPYYVRVLILCCFSVMLAVSLNIIIGHAGQFSIGHAGFYAVGAYSAGAFTVYAGPPIGQALGLDRLPVWLEGTAFLMGAVCVGTVFAALAGLAVGLPSLRLRGDYLAIATLGFGEMIRVVIQNVEAVGGPRGFSGIPIYSSFFWAALFAVTTVWIARNLARSRHGRALLAIREDETAASVLGINVTKHKVAAFVLSSALAGCAGALYAHYEGYLEPRSFDFIRSIEIIIMVVIGGMGSTTGAVIAAVILTLVPELLRGLAEYRMVIYSALLILFMLVRPQGLFGTWELSWETLRARWEKRRERP; via the coding sequence ATGGATCTGGCCCGCATCCTGCGCTTCGCCGCAGTCATCACGCTGCTTCTGGCGCTCCAGGCGCTCTTCGCAAGCGGTCTTGTGAACCCGTATTATGTTCGGGTGCTCATCCTCTGCTGCTTCTCCGTAATGCTCGCCGTCAGCCTGAATATCATCATTGGCCACGCGGGGCAGTTCAGCATCGGGCACGCCGGGTTTTATGCCGTAGGGGCATATTCTGCAGGGGCGTTCACTGTATATGCCGGTCCCCCGATCGGCCAGGCCCTTGGGCTGGACAGGCTGCCGGTGTGGCTGGAAGGAACGGCCTTCCTCATGGGTGCCGTCTGTGTCGGAACAGTCTTCGCGGCACTCGCGGGACTGGCGGTGGGACTGCCGTCGCTGCGCCTACGCGGAGATTACCTGGCGATTGCGACGCTGGGCTTTGGAGAGATGATCCGGGTGGTCATCCAGAACGTGGAGGCGGTGGGAGGACCGCGCGGCTTCAGCGGCATACCCATCTATTCCAGCTTCTTCTGGGCCGCGCTCTTCGCCGTGACGACCGTCTGGATCGCCCGCAACCTGGCCCGTTCCCGCCACGGGCGCGCGCTTCTTGCCATCCGGGAGGATGAGACGGCAGCCAGCGTGCTGGGCATCAATGTCACAAAGCACAAAGTGGCTGCGTTCGTTCTCAGCTCCGCGCTGGCAGGTTGCGCCGGGGCTCTGTACGCACACTATGAAGGTTATCTGGAGCCTCGCAGCTTCGATTTCATCCGCAGTATCGAGATCATCATCATGGTGGTCATCGGCGGTATGGGTAGCACGACTGGCGCCGTCATTGCGGCTGTAATTTTGACGCTCGTTCCGGAGCTGCTCCGGGGGCTGGCCGAATACCGGATGGTGATCTATTCCGCGCTGCTCATCCTTTTCATGCTGGTGCGGCCGCAGGGTCTCTTCGGAACGTGGGAGCTATCCTGGGAGACACTGCGCGCGCGATGGGAGAAGCGCCGTGAACGCCCTTGA
- a CDS encoding twitching motility protein PilT → MELDPIMDLALAERASDIFLKADAPPALRVDGKVRQTQLPVLSAEDVRDTAYNVMTPEQIGKFERHNEMDLAFTYKDKCRFRVNIYRQRGTVGMVMRLIPLRIYSLDELKMPPVVAEMTKLHQGLILVTGPTGSGKSTTLAAMIDLINQTRSANIVTIEDPIEFVHPDKKSIVSQREISIDTSSFTEALKYVVRQSPDVILIGEMRDVETMNVALAAAETGHLVFSTVHTTSAADTMERIINMFPPHQKQQICLRLSTSLMGIISQKLIPLKDMRGRIAAVEILTATPTTVKLIEEGRSSQLYSAISEGAFFGMQTMNQCLDRYVKQGLISEEDALANAGNLTELKQMLRRS, encoded by the coding sequence ATGGAACTCGATCCCATCATGGACCTGGCGCTCGCTGAGCGCGCTTCCGACATCTTCCTCAAGGCCGACGCCCCGCCTGCTCTGCGCGTGGACGGGAAAGTGCGCCAGACCCAGCTGCCCGTGCTGTCCGCCGAAGACGTCCGGGATACGGCCTACAACGTAATGACCCCCGAGCAGATCGGGAAATTCGAGCGCCACAACGAGATGGACCTCGCCTTCACCTACAAGGATAAGTGCCGTTTCCGCGTCAACATCTACCGCCAGCGTGGCACGGTCGGCATGGTGATGCGCCTGATCCCTCTCCGCATCTACTCCCTGGATGAGTTGAAGATGCCCCCTGTCGTGGCAGAGATGACGAAGCTGCACCAGGGACTCATCCTGGTCACCGGCCCCACGGGCTCAGGAAAATCCACCACCCTCGCGGCGATGATTGACCTGATCAATCAGACCCGCTCGGCCAATATTGTTACCATCGAGGACCCGATTGAGTTCGTGCATCCCGACAAGAAATCTATTGTCAGCCAGCGGGAGATCAGCATTGATACGTCCTCGTTCACTGAGGCGCTTAAGTATGTGGTGCGGCAGAGTCCGGACGTCATCTTGATCGGCGAGATGCGGGACGTGGAAACCATGAACGTGGCGCTGGCCGCAGCGGAGACCGGTCACCTGGTCTTCTCCACTGTGCACACTACGAGCGCTGCGGACACCATGGAGCGCATTATCAACATGTTCCCGCCTCATCAGAAGCAGCAGATCTGCCTGCGATTGTCCACGTCGCTGATGGGTATAATCTCTCAGAAGCTCATACCGCTGAAGGATATGAGAGGGCGGATCGCTGCGGTCGAGATCCTGACCGCGACTCCCACAACGGTGAAGCTGATCGAGGAAGGACGCTCCAGTCAGCTTTACTCCGCCATCAGCGAAGGCGCGTTCTTCGGGATGCAAACGATGAACCAGTGCCTTGACCGTTATGTCAAGCAGGGTCTCATCTCCGAAGAGGATGCACTCGCCAATGCCGGCAACCTGACCGAACTCAAGCAGATGCTGAGACGAAGCTGA